From Parasphaerochaeta coccoides DSM 17374, a single genomic window includes:
- a CDS encoding DeoR/GlpR family DNA-binding transcription regulator: protein MVGLDKREGQILALLQDGEEHSVARLSELLGVSAVTIRADLKSLELKGMVIRSRGTAIPAFHPQLMEKQGRNTAEKEAIARLAATFVSDGDSIMISNGTTCALIARYLFGKRDIQIVTNSTLVLPYVRVNGNISLTLVGGEFRPQAEALVGPSAVKQIEDYHVSTAFFGTDGLTLEYGLTTALVENADILRRMCSQAGRRILTVDSSKLGNKGFVRILPLTDVDILITDSGMPEETIRDIREMGVDVRIAR, encoded by the coding sequence ATGGTCGGATTGGACAAACGGGAAGGACAGATACTTGCGTTATTACAGGATGGCGAAGAACATTCCGTTGCCCGCCTGAGCGAACTGCTCGGCGTATCCGCCGTCACCATCAGGGCGGATCTCAAGTCCCTTGAGCTCAAAGGCATGGTGATTCGCTCCCGTGGCACAGCTATCCCGGCCTTCCATCCTCAGCTCATGGAAAAGCAGGGCAGGAATACCGCTGAAAAGGAAGCAATCGCCCGTCTTGCCGCGACCTTTGTGTCTGATGGAGATTCCATCATGATTTCAAACGGTACGACCTGCGCCCTGATCGCCCGCTATCTATTCGGAAAACGCGACATACAAATCGTCACGAACTCAACCTTGGTGCTGCCCTACGTCAGGGTCAACGGAAACATCTCTCTGACATTGGTCGGCGGGGAGTTCAGGCCGCAGGCTGAGGCTCTGGTCGGGCCTTCCGCTGTCAAGCAGATAGAGGATTACCATGTCTCCACCGCATTCTTCGGAACCGACGGCCTGACCCTTGAGTACGGTCTGACCACTGCCTTGGTGGAAAACGCCGATATCCTGCGGCGCATGTGTTCCCAGGCGGGACGCCGTATCCTGACAGTGGATTCCTCCAAGCTGGGCAACAAAGGCTTCGTGCGCATCCTCCCGTTGACGGATGTGGACATACTTATCACGGATTCCGGAATGCCGGAAGAAACCATACGCGACATCAGGGAGATGGGCGTGGACGTGCGCATAGCACGCTGA
- the rhaM gene encoding L-rhamnose mutarotase: MEKRAAFIMKLKPGCEAEYTRRHNAIWPELKELLSTSVYDYSIFLHRESLTLFAFQKLKGDGGSQDLGTDPIVRRWWDYMADLMEVNPDNSPVSIPLEEVFHME; the protein is encoded by the coding sequence ATGGAAAAGCGCGCAGCGTTCATAATGAAGCTCAAGCCGGGATGTGAGGCGGAGTATACCCGCAGACACAATGCCATTTGGCCTGAACTAAAGGAACTGCTCAGTACGAGCGTCTATGATTATTCCATTTTCCTTCACCGGGAATCTTTGACACTTTTTGCTTTCCAGAAGCTCAAGGGAGATGGGGGAAGCCAGGATCTTGGAACCGACCCCATTGTCCGCAGGTGGTGGGACTACATGGCGGATTTGATGGAGGTGAACCCGGATAATTCCCCGGTGTCCATCCCTCTGGAGGAAGTCTTCCATATGGAATGA